A stretch of the Chitinophagaceae bacterium genome encodes the following:
- a CDS encoding glycosyltransferase family 9 protein, whose amino-acid sequence MKILIIQTAFIGDVVLATSLIEKLTSHHPDAVIHFLLRKGNEGLLSGHPHLKKIWVWDKKESKYRNLFRLIFAIRAEEFDVVINCQRFTASGLLTVFSKAKSKIGYSKNPFSLFFSERYAHVIGKKNDASYLHEIERNQQLIARLTDSIAVNPKLYPSIVDYESVKKFKANKYITICPASVWYTKQFPAARWMELSSMIPESYNVYLLGGLGDSMLCEEMKNLFPGKNMINLAGELSFLQTAALMNDAAMNYTNDSAPLHFASAMNAKVTAVFCSTIPQFGFGPLSSESHVLEEKQHLYCRPCGLHGYKSCPEKHFKCAWDLPIVTFLGE is encoded by the coding sequence TTGAAAATACTTATCATACAAACTGCTTTTATCGGGGATGTGGTGTTGGCAACGTCATTGATAGAAAAGTTGACTTCACATCATCCGGATGCAGTCATTCATTTTTTATTGCGGAAAGGAAATGAGGGACTTTTATCCGGGCACCCTCATCTGAAAAAGATTTGGGTGTGGGATAAAAAGGAAAGCAAATACCGGAATCTGTTCAGATTAATATTTGCTATCCGTGCTGAAGAATTTGATGTGGTGATAAATTGTCAGCGCTTCACAGCTTCTGGATTGCTCACTGTCTTTTCAAAAGCAAAAAGCAAAATTGGATACAGTAAAAATCCATTTTCATTGTTCTTCTCAGAAAGATACGCTCATGTAATAGGTAAGAAAAATGATGCTTCCTATCTTCATGAGATTGAAAGAAACCAGCAATTGATTGCGCGTCTCACTGATAGCATTGCTGTGAATCCTAAGTTATATCCATCAATAGTTGATTACGAATCGGTAAAGAAGTTCAAGGCAAATAAGTACATCACGATTTGTCCGGCTTCTGTCTGGTATACAAAACAGTTTCCCGCGGCAAGATGGATGGAGTTAAGCAGCATGATTCCGGAATCTTACAATGTTTACCTGCTTGGCGGTTTGGGAGATTCTATGCTTTGTGAGGAAATGAAAAACTTATTTCCTGGTAAGAATATGATCAACCTTGCAGGCGAATTAAGTTTTCTTCAAACTGCGGCACTCATGAATGACGCTGCAATGAATTATACGAACGATTCAGCGCCACTTCATTTTGCATCAGCTATGAATGCAAAAGTGACAGCAGTATTTTGTTCCACAATTCCCCAATTCGGATTTGGACCTCTTTCATCTGAAAGTCATGTGCTGGAAGAAAAGCAACATCTCTACTGCCGGCCTTGCGGATTGCATGGATATAAAAGCTGTCCCGAGAAACATTTTAAATGTGCATGGGATCTTCCGATAGTTACTTTTTTAGGTGAGTAG
- a CDS encoding sterol desaturase family protein, whose amino-acid sequence MEIKIKNKGQATMFQSKWLEGMTKTSPQVIFSIYIPIIVAMLAYGYFSLHISWYWVIAYYFGGMFFWTLFEYLMHRFVFHHHSDNPKVQKFMYTAHGVHHEFPRDKERLFMPPVPSLILASIIFSSFYFFMSQQAFVFFPGFLTGYLAYGSMHYAIHAMAPPFKFMKAWWRYHHLHHYKAPDKGFGVSSPMWDHVFKSVPHHEGKFNNPEEN is encoded by the coding sequence ATGGAAATTAAAATTAAAAATAAAGGTCAGGCAACTATGTTTCAGTCTAAATGGCTGGAAGGCATGACCAAGACCAGTCCACAGGTGATATTCAGTATTTACATTCCGATCATTGTGGCAATGTTGGCTTACGGCTATTTTTCCCTGCATATCAGTTGGTATTGGGTGATAGCCTATTATTTTGGCGGGATGTTTTTCTGGACGCTTTTTGAATACCTGATGCACCGGTTTGTATTTCACCACCATTCCGACAATCCGAAAGTGCAGAAATTCATGTATACAGCTCACGGTGTACACCATGAATTTCCCAGGGATAAAGAGCGATTGTTTATGCCTCCTGTTCCTTCTTTAATTCTCGCATCTATCATATTTTCTTCCTTTTACTTCTTCATGAGTCAGCAAGCTTTTGTTTTCTTCCCCGGATTTTTGACCGGATATCTTGCTTATGGATCCATGCACTATGCCATTCATGCCATGGCGCCACCGTTTAAGTTTATGAAAGCCTGGTGGAGATATCATCACTTGCATCATTACAAAGCGCCTGATAAAGGTTTTGGTGTTTCTTCACCAATGTGGGACCACGTTTTTAAATCCGTTCCGCACCATGAAGGGAAGTTCAACAATCCCGAAGAAAATTAA
- the lpxB gene encoding lipid-A-disaccharide synthase gives MRFYIIAGEASGDLHAANLVKAMSKLQPESLFRGIGGDLMKQEGVELVKHFKETAFMGFWEVFKNLRKILGFIEIAKKDILAWKPDAVILVDYPGFNLRIASFAKEKHLKVFYYISPQVWAWKASRVRKIKRDVDHLFVILPFEKEFYKKWNYEVTFVGHPLLDATEKFIHQPINLQLEKPVVALLPGSRKQEIGTILPVMLDIIPHFPDVQFVLAGVNSIDENFYREIIGNADVQLLFNQTYALLSQSKAALVTSGTATLEAALFNVPEVVCYKGGAVSFWIGKQLVDVKYISLVNLILNQPLVKELIQQEFTASNLITELSELLYDQNRRDSVLKGYELLKEKLGRSGASVNTAELILQASKLKV, from the coding sequence ATGAGGTTTTATATCATAGCAGGCGAAGCCTCAGGAGATCTGCATGCCGCCAACCTCGTGAAAGCAATGAGCAAATTGCAGCCTGAATCACTTTTTCGTGGCATTGGCGGCGATCTGATGAAGCAGGAAGGAGTGGAATTGGTGAAGCATTTTAAGGAAACTGCTTTCATGGGTTTTTGGGAAGTTTTTAAGAACCTCCGAAAAATTCTCGGGTTTATAGAAATTGCTAAGAAGGACATATTAGCCTGGAAGCCTGATGCTGTTATATTGGTAGATTATCCTGGTTTCAATCTCCGGATCGCATCATTTGCGAAAGAAAAGCATCTCAAAGTCTTCTATTATATCTCGCCCCAGGTTTGGGCCTGGAAGGCATCGCGGGTGAGAAAGATAAAGCGCGATGTAGATCATCTTTTTGTGATACTTCCTTTTGAAAAAGAGTTTTATAAAAAGTGGAATTATGAAGTAACCTTTGTTGGTCATCCGCTATTAGACGCAACAGAAAAATTCATTCATCAGCCCATCAATCTTCAATTGGAAAAACCGGTGGTGGCTTTATTGCCCGGTTCCAGGAAGCAGGAGATTGGTACCATCCTGCCGGTAATGCTTGACATCATTCCACACTTCCCGGATGTTCAATTTGTGTTGGCCGGAGTGAATTCAATTGATGAAAATTTCTATCGTGAAATTATTGGCAACGCTGATGTGCAGTTGCTTTTCAATCAGACTTATGCTTTGTTATCACAATCGAAAGCAGCGCTGGTTACTTCAGGAACAGCAACTTTAGAAGCAGCATTGTTCAATGTACCGGAAGTAGTTTGTTATAAAGGCGGTGCAGTTTCTTTCTGGATTGGAAAACAGTTAGTGGACGTGAAATATATTTCACTCGTAAACCTTATTCTTAATCAGCCACTGGTAAAAGAATTAATTCAACAGGAATTTACTGCTTCTAATTTAATAACAGAATTATCTGAGTTGCTCTACGATCAAAATAGGAGGGATTCTGTTTTGAAGGGCTATGAGTTATTGAAAGAAAAATTAGGTCGATCGGGTGCTTCTGTAAATACTGCAGAACTGATACTCCAGGCGAGCAAACTGAAAGTGTAA
- a CDS encoding rhodanese-like domain-containing protein, which yields MFCATRGIAQVQDPAYDLLLQKMLAHSVREISVKEVAAKQSNVIFLDAREKEEYDVSHLNNAVAVGYDHFNLATVKNIAKDQRIVVYCSVGYRSEKVAEQLVNAGYSHVTNLYGGIFEWINEDHPVYDLSGKPTEKVHAYDVTWGIWLKKGDKVY from the coding sequence ATGTTTTGTGCCACGAGAGGTATTGCACAGGTGCAGGATCCCGCCTATGATTTGCTATTGCAAAAAATGCTGGCACATTCAGTCAGGGAAATTTCAGTGAAGGAAGTTGCTGCCAAGCAATCGAATGTGATTTTCCTTGACGCGCGTGAAAAAGAGGAATACGATGTCAGCCATTTAAATAATGCAGTTGCTGTCGGGTATGATCATTTCAATCTTGCCACGGTTAAAAACATTGCTAAGGACCAGCGGATCGTGGTTTATTGTTCTGTTGGTTACAGAAGTGAAAAGGTGGCCGAACAATTAGTCAACGCCGGTTATTCCCATGTTACCAATCTTTACGGTGGAATTTTTGAATGGATTAATGAAGACCATCCTGTTTATGACCTTTCAGGTAAACCTACAGAGAAAGTTCACGCATACGATGTTACGTGGGGAATTTGGCTGAAAAAAGGGGACAAGGTTTATTGA
- a CDS encoding dipeptidase, producing the protein MDVLPYLNQNKQRFLDELFEVLRIPSVSADPKFSDDVFKAAEFMKKKLTEAGADHVELIPTDGFPVVYGDMIIDAKLPTVLVYGHYDVQPADPYELWNSPPFEPEIRDENIYARGSCDDKGQVYMHVKAFEIMMKTNSLPCNIKFMIEGEEEVGSSHLNDFLKKNKERLKADVVLVSDTSMIANDCPSITIGLRGLSYNEVEVTGPNRDLHSGVYGGAVANPINVLARMITSLKDENFKITIPGFYDDVIDYSAAERSEMAKRPFNLDEYKNELGISDIEGEKGYTTIERATIRPCLDCNGIWGGYTGAGAKTVLPSKATAKISMRLVPNQSSEKITELFSKHILSIAPSGVSVKVTPFHGGEAVVTPTDSVAFAAANKAMEKTFGKKAIPTFEGGSIPVVASFETILGLKSILLGFGLDTDALHSPNEHYGLFNFYKGIETIPYFYQYFTELSGKRAPESK; encoded by the coding sequence ATGGACGTATTACCCTATCTGAATCAAAACAAGCAACGGTTTCTGGATGAATTGTTTGAAGTACTCCGCATTCCTTCTGTAAGTGCAGATCCAAAATTCAGCGACGATGTATTTAAAGCGGCTGAGTTTATGAAGAAAAAGCTGACAGAAGCCGGTGCCGACCATGTGGAATTGATTCCAACTGATGGTTTTCCTGTTGTGTATGGTGATATGATCATTGACGCGAAATTACCAACCGTTTTAGTATACGGTCATTACGACGTGCAACCGGCCGATCCATATGAATTGTGGAATTCACCACCGTTTGAACCGGAGATCAGAGACGAAAACATTTATGCACGTGGTTCCTGCGATGATAAAGGCCAGGTGTATATGCACGTGAAGGCTTTTGAAATTATGATGAAAACAAATTCTCTTCCCTGCAATATCAAATTCATGATCGAAGGAGAAGAAGAGGTAGGTTCATCGCACCTCAATGACTTCCTGAAAAAAAACAAGGAACGGCTGAAAGCTGATGTAGTCCTGGTTTCTGATACTTCCATGATTGCGAATGATTGCCCTTCGATTACGATTGGCTTGCGCGGATTGAGTTACAATGAAGTGGAAGTTACCGGTCCGAATCGTGATTTGCATTCCGGTGTTTATGGTGGTGCCGTTGCAAATCCTATTAATGTTTTAGCAAGAATGATCACTTCGCTGAAGGATGAAAATTTTAAGATTACCATTCCGGGATTTTATGATGATGTAATTGATTATAGTGCGGCGGAACGTTCGGAGATGGCAAAGCGTCCGTTCAATCTTGATGAATACAAAAATGAATTGGGTATTTCAGATATTGAAGGTGAAAAAGGATACACCACTATTGAACGTGCAACCATTCGTCCTTGTCTTGATTGCAATGGTATTTGGGGTGGTTACACAGGTGCAGGCGCAAAGACTGTGCTGCCTTCAAAAGCAACTGCAAAAATATCGATGCGACTTGTTCCCAACCAATCTTCAGAAAAAATTACTGAATTATTCAGCAAGCATATTCTTTCCATCGCGCCTTCCGGTGTTTCAGTAAAAGTTACTCCCTTTCATGGCGGTGAAGCTGTAGTTACACCAACGGATTCTGTTGCATTTGCCGCGGCTAATAAAGCCATGGAGAAAACTTTCGGAAAGAAAGCCATTCCAACATTTGAAGGTGGAAGCATTCCTGTTGTTGCTTCATTTGAAACGATCCTCGGACTGAAATCTATCCTGTTGGGTTTTGGATTGGATACAGATGCTTTGCATTCACCCAATGAGCATTATGGTTTGTTTAATTTTTACAAAGGCATAGAAACCATTCCTTATTTCTACCAATACTTTACGGAGTTGAGTGGGAAGCGGGCGCCGGAAAGCAAATAG
- a CDS encoding aspartate aminotransferase family protein — translation MTTDEFRSNAHQLVDWMADYLGNLQEYPVKPAIRPGEIKNKLPNDAPEFPESFENIFNDFKNIIVPGITHWQHPQFFAYFPTGASEPSILAEMLTATMGAQCMVWLTSPAAEELEERMMEWLRDMKGLPKNFTGVIQDSSSSATLVALLTARESKTNYAVNKSGFKQGQTFRIYSSSQAHSSVDKGVKIACFGIDNLVKIEVDENFAMIPEKLEAAIKEDIVNGLIPLCVVSTIGTTSSTAIDPIEQIGMICKKYQCWHHIDASYAGTALLLPEMRWMSKGIEMADSYVFNPHKWMFTNFDCSAYFVQDTQALINTFSILPEYLKTAEDKLVNNYRDWGIPLGRRFRALKLWFVIRSYGLSGMQEIIRQHIEYGQWLKHEIASTPFFEVMAPVPLNLICFRIKPKGIEDEPTLESINKALIEKLNASGKILLTQTKLNDRFVLRFVAGQSHTTLKNVADGWEMIKKFAAEFLV, via the coding sequence ATGACTACAGATGAATTCAGAAGCAATGCACATCAATTAGTGGACTGGATGGCGGATTATTTAGGTAACCTGCAAGAATATCCCGTCAAGCCAGCCATTCGTCCGGGTGAAATAAAAAATAAACTTCCAAATGATGCACCTGAGTTTCCTGAATCATTCGAAAACATTTTCAATGATTTTAAAAACATCATCGTACCCGGAATAACGCATTGGCAGCATCCGCAGTTTTTTGCATACTTCCCGACAGGCGCAAGTGAACCTTCTATTCTTGCAGAAATGCTGACCGCAACAATGGGTGCTCAATGCATGGTCTGGCTTACCTCACCTGCCGCCGAAGAATTAGAAGAACGCATGATGGAATGGCTACGGGATATGAAAGGTTTGCCAAAGAATTTTACCGGTGTGATTCAGGACAGCAGTTCATCCGCAACATTGGTTGCATTGCTTACTGCCCGTGAAAGCAAAACAAACTATGCAGTGAACAAAAGCGGATTCAAGCAGGGTCAAACATTCAGAATTTATTCTTCTTCACAAGCGCATTCATCTGTAGATAAGGGAGTAAAAATTGCCTGCTTTGGAATTGATAATTTGGTAAAGATTGAGGTGGATGAAAACTTTGCAATGATTCCGGAAAAACTTGAAGCCGCTATTAAGGAGGATATTGTAAATGGACTAATTCCATTGTGCGTGGTTTCAACAATCGGCACTACAAGTTCCACTGCTATTGATCCAATAGAACAGATCGGTATGATTTGCAAAAAATACCAATGCTGGCACCACATTGATGCATCTTATGCAGGCACTGCACTGCTGCTTCCTGAAATGCGATGGATGAGTAAAGGAATTGAAATGGCAGACAGTTATGTTTTCAATCCACACAAATGGATGTTCACCAATTTTGATTGCTCCGCTTATTTTGTTCAGGACACGCAGGCGCTCATCAACACCTTCAGCATATTACCGGAATATCTGAAAACAGCAGAAGATAAATTGGTTAATAACTACCGTGACTGGGGCATTCCACTCGGCAGAAGATTTCGTGCATTAAAACTTTGGTTTGTGATCAGGAGTTATGGCTTATCAGGAATGCAGGAAATAATCCGCCAACACATCGAATACGGGCAATGGTTAAAGCATGAAATTGCTTCCACTCCTTTTTTTGAAGTGATGGCGCCTGTTCCGTTGAATCTTATATGTTTCAGAATAAAACCAAAAGGAATTGAAGACGAACCCACTCTGGAAAGCATCAATAAAGCACTGATAGAAAAACTCAATGCCAGTGGTAAGATACTTCTCACACAGACTAAATTAAATGATCGCTTTGTGCTCAGGTTTGTCGCAGGACAATCACATACGACGTTAAAAAATGTAGCCGATGGATGGGAAATGATAAAGAAGTTTGCAGCGGAATTTCTTGTATAA
- a CDS encoding T9SS type A sorting domain-containing protein: MKKQLILLLTAVSTVSAIYILFNQAGSVSSAQVSSEWKKEGNETEKEANEDFFLLRSYPDAYVDPIAYEAVLKDAVARKNSTREEKSWLVEGPGNIGGRINCTAIEPGNPNTMYVGNASGGVFKTTDGGINWNPIFDEQPYLAIGAITIDPSNHQTIWVGTGDLNISGYPFIGDGIYKSTDGGINWTHMGLTAQSIVSKIIVDPVNSNIIYAATMGIPFFESADRGLYKSTDGGLNWSQKLFVDEDAGIIDMVMSPSDPQVLYAASWNRIRNNQSSVVYGPDAHIYKSTNSGENWTMLTAGLPSFYTSRIGLAISQQNASKLYAIIVDTTFVVQGIYKTVNAGSSWTNATGNFDNGLFGTQGWYFGKVYVNPVNDNQVYVPGVDMQQSLDGGNNWSSATPPWWTYEVHADGHYLDFVDGNTFFYSTDGGMYKTTDNCSTWNDAENIPNTQFYRVAFNPFSPNQSYGGAQDNGTTGGDVSILDSWPRIYGGDGFQPIFDPVNGDLFYVETQNGGLAYTNSGGLSYNDFTNGIDFNDRRSWDMPYIMSPSNHTTFFCGTYRMYKMTNAPNGTWSAISADLTDGVIYGDRFHVITAVSQSPDNANYLYAGTSDGNVWNSLNGSSWNNVTSALPDRYVTSIHASPNEAATVYVTHSGYKYNDFIPHIHKSINNGQNWSDISGDLPQWAINDVLIVPGDEGKIFVATDGGIYYTENGGTNWNRLGNNMPMLAVYDIEINPVTNKLIAGTFARSIWTIDISNITGIALQVKHVNQVEVYPNPVSDVLFLDIKNTKEAAFTIFDVNGKVVFTKSNCAPHSRLNIPVGDLVEGVYYFKLTGIAEEGVGKFVKIKK; encoded by the coding sequence ATGAAAAAACAATTGATTCTTTTGTTAACGGCGGTTTCAACAGTATCGGCAATTTATATCCTGTTTAATCAGGCCGGATCAGTATCTTCTGCACAGGTGTCGTCTGAGTGGAAGAAAGAGGGGAACGAAACTGAAAAAGAAGCCAACGAAGATTTCTTTCTCCTCCGTTCATATCCTGATGCCTATGTTGATCCCATCGCTTATGAAGCTGTGCTGAAAGATGCTGTTGCAAGAAAAAACTCAACAAGAGAAGAAAAAAGCTGGCTGGTGGAAGGACCTGGAAATATAGGCGGAAGAATTAATTGCACAGCGATAGAGCCCGGAAATCCCAATACAATGTATGTTGGAAATGCTTCCGGAGGAGTTTTTAAAACTACTGATGGAGGTATCAACTGGAATCCCATTTTTGATGAACAACCTTATCTCGCCATTGGCGCTATCACGATTGATCCATCCAATCATCAGACTATTTGGGTAGGAACAGGAGACTTAAATATCAGCGGTTATCCTTTTATCGGTGATGGCATTTATAAAAGCACGGATGGCGGAATTAACTGGACTCACATGGGACTGACTGCTCAAAGTATTGTTTCAAAAATTATTGTAGATCCTGTAAATTCCAATATCATTTATGCAGCCACGATGGGCATTCCGTTTTTTGAAAGTGCAGATCGCGGTTTGTATAAATCAACGGATGGAGGATTGAACTGGAGTCAGAAACTTTTTGTGGATGAAGATGCCGGTATTATTGATATGGTCATGAGCCCTTCCGATCCGCAGGTGTTATACGCTGCAAGCTGGAACCGGATCAGAAATAATCAATCGTCAGTTGTTTACGGCCCTGATGCGCATATTTATAAATCTACCAACAGCGGTGAGAACTGGACGATGCTCACTGCTGGCCTGCCATCTTTTTATACTTCGAGAATTGGATTGGCTATCTCACAGCAAAATGCGTCAAAATTATACGCCATAATTGTTGATACCACATTTGTTGTGCAAGGGATTTACAAAACAGTAAATGCCGGATCATCCTGGACCAATGCAACAGGTAATTTTGACAATGGTTTATTTGGAACACAAGGCTGGTATTTCGGCAAAGTGTATGTGAATCCCGTAAACGATAATCAGGTCTATGTGCCTGGTGTCGATATGCAGCAATCTTTGGATGGTGGAAATAACTGGTCATCCGCAACACCGCCGTGGTGGACTTATGAAGTGCATGCTGACGGACATTATCTTGATTTTGTAGATGGAAATACATTCTTTTATTCCACGGATGGTGGCATGTATAAGACCACAGATAACTGCTCAACCTGGAATGATGCAGAGAATATTCCCAACACGCAGTTTTATCGTGTGGCATTCAATCCCTTCAGCCCAAATCAATCATACGGCGGAGCGCAGGATAATGGAACTACAGGCGGAGATGTATCGATACTTGATTCCTGGCCACGCATCTATGGCGGAGATGGTTTTCAGCCCATTTTTGATCCGGTTAACGGTGACTTGTTTTATGTTGAAACGCAGAATGGCGGATTAGCTTATACCAATAGCGGTGGCTTGAGTTATAATGATTTCACCAACGGAATTGATTTTAATGATCGCAGAAGCTGGGACATGCCTTACATAATGTCACCATCGAATCACACCACTTTTTTTTGCGGAACTTACAGGATGTATAAAATGACAAACGCACCTAATGGAACCTGGTCTGCCATCAGTGCTGATCTGACTGATGGTGTAATATATGGTGATCGTTTTCATGTAATTACTGCTGTTTCACAATCACCTGATAATGCAAATTATTTGTATGCCGGAACAAGTGACGGCAATGTCTGGAACTCTTTGAATGGCAGCAGTTGGAATAATGTCACTTCCGCATTGCCCGACCGTTATGTAACTTCTATCCATGCTTCACCTAATGAGGCAGCAACAGTTTACGTAACGCACAGCGGCTATAAGTACAACGATTTTATTCCGCATATCCATAAGAGCATCAACAATGGACAAAACTGGAGTGACATTTCCGGAGATCTGCCGCAATGGGCGATCAATGATGTATTGATTGTTCCGGGTGATGAAGGAAAAATATTTGTTGCTACCGATGGCGGTATTTACTATACAGAAAACGGTGGAACCAACTGGAACCGACTTGGAAACAACATGCCGATGCTTGCTGTTTACGACATTGAAATTAATCCTGTCACTAACAAACTTATTGCAGGAACTTTTGCGAGGAGCATCTGGACCATTGATATCAGCAACATCACAGGTATTGCTTTACAGGTTAAACATGTAAATCAGGTGGAGGTTTATCCCAATCCTGTTTCGGATGTGTTATTTCTTGATATAAAGAATACGAAGGAAGCAGCATTTACCATTTTTGATGTGAATGGAAAAGTTGTTTTCACAAAAAGTAACTGTGCGCCTCACAGCCGTTTAAATATTCCGGTTGGTGATTTAGTGGAAGGCGTCTACTATTTTAAACTGACAGGTATTGCGGAAGAA